In a single window of the Mauremys reevesii isolate NIE-2019 linkage group 3, ASM1616193v1, whole genome shotgun sequence genome:
- the LOC120401473 gene encoding ras-like GTP-binding protein rhoA, which yields MAAAWKKLTVVGDVACGKTCLLLAFCKEQFPKCYEPTVFETYINDTEVDGKSMKLMHFDVAGQRQGNYQHFRSLFYQGTSVILMCFSVDRPNALQNILDIWIPEVKQFCPTAPIVLVATKKELRNDEGVLERLATLEQEPIKTEEGKALAASIGAYAYLECSAKTNDGIERVLQIIGQAAIQDGTKKKRKHHVFFRLFTCGQKQ from the exons ATGGCTGCTGCTTGGAAAAAGCTAACTGTTGTGGGAGATGTTGCCTGTGGCAAGACATGCCTCTTGCTTGCCTTCTGCAAGGAACAGTTTCCCAAATGCTATGAGCCAACAGTGTTTGAAACCTACATCAACGACACTGAGGTTGATGGGAAGTCAATGAAGCTGATGCACTTCGATGTAGCAGGGCAGCGCCAAGGTAATTATCAGCACTTCCGTTCGTTGTTCTATCAAGGCACAAGTGTCATCTTAATGTGCTTCTCAGTGGACAGGCCAAATGCCCTGCAGAACATCCTTGACATTTGGATTCCAGAAGTCAAGCAGttctgccccacagctcccattgttctAGTGGCTACCAAGAAAGAACTGAGGAATGATGAGGGTGTGCTGGAAAGACTTGCTACACTGGAACAAGAGCCAATAAAGACGGAAGAAGGAAAAGCCTTGGCTGCTAGCATTGGGGCATATGCCTACCTGGAGTGCTCTGCGAAGACGAACGATGGCATTGAGAGAGTCTTGCAGATTATTGGTCAAGCTGCAATACAAGATGgaacaaagaagaaaagaaagcatCATGTGTTCTTCAGATTGTT CACTTGTGGACAGAAGCAATGA
- the RHOB gene encoding rho-related GTP-binding protein RhoB: MAAIRKKLVVVGDGACGKTCLLIVFSKDEFPEVYVPTVFENYVADIEVDSKQVELALWDTAGQEDYDRLRPLSYPDTDVILMCFSVDSPDSLENIPEKWVPEVKHFCPNVPIILVANKKDLRNDEHVRNELARMKQEPVRTEDGRAMAVRIQAYDYLECSAKTKEGVREVFETATRAALQKRYGAPSGCLNCCKVL, translated from the coding sequence ATGGCCGCGATCCGCAAGaagctggtggtggtgggggacggGGCGTGCGGCAAGACCTGCCTGCTGATCGTCTTCAGCAAGGACGAGTTCCCCGAGGTCTACGTGCCCACCGTCTTCGAGAACTACGTGGCGGACATCGAGGTGGACAGCAAGCaggtggagctggccctgtgggACACGGCCGGCCAGGAGGACTACGACCGCCTGCGGCCCCTCTCCTACCCGGACACCGACGTGATCCTCATGTGCTTCTCGGTGGACAGCCCGGACTCGCTGGAGAACATCCCGGAGAAGTGGGTGCCCGAGGTCAAGCACTTCTGCCCCAACGTGCCCATCATCCTGGTGGCCAACAAGAAGGACCTGCGCAACGACGAGCACGTCCGCAACGAGCTGGCCCGCATGAAGCAGGAGCCCGTGCGCACCGAGGACGGGCGGGCCATGGCCGTCCGCATCCAGGCCTACGACTACCTGGAGTGCTCGGCCAAGACCAAGGAAGGGGTCCGCGAGGTCTTCGAGACGGCCACCCGCGCCGCCCTGCAGAAGCGCTACGGCGCCCCGAGCGGCTGCCTCAACTGCTGCAAGGTGCTATAG